A window of Tautonia plasticadhaerens contains these coding sequences:
- a CDS encoding type 1 glutamine amidotransferase domain-containing protein, with product MLLDQARRLYRGKPLAGRRIAMLATDGFEMVELVVPAAAMRLAGATVDVISIHPGRIRGMNLHEPASTVGVDLTLDQADPAEYDGLLIPGGFVNPDLMRQSAGARAFVRAFGESGKPIASLCHGPWVLASAGLLEGRRLTSWPGLRDDLVNAGATWLNQPLVHDGNLVTSRGPQDLKPFVAAITRLFAGADRELEQEFPSSRATQSSPPPDEPPRLVVDVMRWMPKPSVRTILGLAVAAVAVSLYLRRRQLGVRSLAAPAAENARPSSPGRFALSR from the coding sequence ATGCTGCTGGACCAAGCACGACGATTGTACCGGGGCAAACCGCTCGCTGGTCGGCGAATCGCGATGCTGGCGACCGACGGGTTCGAGATGGTCGAGCTCGTCGTCCCCGCCGCCGCCATGCGGCTGGCTGGCGCGACGGTCGACGTGATTTCCATCCACCCGGGCCGGATCCGCGGGATGAACCTCCACGAACCGGCCAGCACGGTGGGCGTCGACCTGACGCTCGACCAGGCCGACCCGGCCGAGTACGACGGGCTCCTGATCCCCGGCGGGTTCGTCAATCCCGACCTCATGCGGCAGTCCGCCGGCGCGCGCGCGTTCGTCCGCGCGTTCGGCGAGAGCGGCAAGCCGATCGCCAGCCTGTGCCACGGTCCCTGGGTGCTCGCCTCGGCCGGGCTCCTGGAGGGCCGGCGTCTGACGTCCTGGCCCGGGCTCCGCGACGACCTGGTCAACGCCGGCGCCACCTGGCTCAATCAGCCGCTCGTCCACGACGGCAACCTCGTGACGAGCCGCGGCCCGCAGGACCTCAAGCCGTTCGTCGCCGCGATCACGCGGCTGTTCGCCGGGGCCGACCGGGAGCTGGAGCAGGAGTTCCCGTCGTCCCGCGCGACGCAGTCCTCGCCGCCACCGGACGAGCCGCCGCGCCTGGTCGTCGACGTGATGCGCTGGATGCCCAAGCCCTCGGTGCGCACCATCCTCGGCCTGGCCGTCGCCGCCGTCGCCGTCTCCCTCTACCTCCGTCGACGACAACTGGGCGTGCGGTCCCTGGCGGCCCCTGCCGCCGAGAACGCGCGGCCGTCGTCGCCGGGTCGATTCGCGCTGAGCCGGTGA
- a CDS encoding WD40 repeat domain-containing protein: MDASADGRVLAAVGGDSARLWDPITGLSPAPPLVGSGPPNCVALSPDGGTLALPGWDYAIELRDAATLRPLATLRGHDALITALAFAPDGRALASGSRDGEIILWDPSTEVPRATQLGGDRSVVALAFAPDGLVLASGSSDGAIRLWDVDSGRLRVAFGGHVAMCLAFGADGRTLASAGFDRLVRQWDISTGRLRSALRGHGSPVMSVSYSPDGQTLASGDDRGAIRLWEAASGRPRVEFRGHEGGVVSLRFGADGRSRRCPRRRGAGR; this comes from the coding sequence ATGGACGCCTCGGCCGACGGTCGGGTGCTGGCCGCGGTCGGGGGCGACTCCGCCCGGCTCTGGGACCCGATCACCGGCCTGTCCCCTGCCCCGCCCCTGGTCGGCTCCGGGCCGCCCAACTGCGTGGCGCTATCCCCGGACGGGGGGACGCTCGCACTGCCCGGGTGGGACTACGCGATCGAGCTCCGCGACGCCGCCACGCTGCGTCCCCTCGCAACCCTCCGGGGGCACGACGCCCTGATCACCGCCCTCGCCTTCGCACCCGACGGTCGGGCTCTCGCCTCCGGGAGTCGCGACGGGGAGATCATCCTCTGGGACCCCTCCACCGAGGTGCCCCGGGCGACCCAGCTCGGCGGCGACCGGAGCGTGGTCGCCCTAGCCTTCGCCCCCGACGGCCTCGTCCTGGCATCGGGAAGCAGCGACGGCGCGATCCGGCTCTGGGATGTCGATTCCGGCAGGCTGCGCGTGGCCTTCGGCGGGCACGTCGCCATGTGTCTGGCCTTCGGCGCCGACGGTCGGACCCTGGCCTCGGCCGGCTTCGATCGGCTCGTGCGGCAGTGGGACATCTCGACGGGGCGGCTCCGCTCGGCCTTGCGGGGGCATGGCAGCCCGGTGATGTCAGTGTCCTATTCGCCGGACGGGCAGACGCTGGCCTCCGGCGATGATCGCGGTGCGATCCGTCTCTGGGAAGCGGCGAGCGGACGGCCGCGAGTCGAGTTCCGCGGCCACGAAGGCGGAGTCGTCTCCCTGCGGTTCGGCGCCGACGGCAGGAGTCGTCGCTGTCCGAGGCGCCGTGGAGCAGGTAGATGA
- a CDS encoding sigma-70 family RNA polymerase sigma factor, with the protein METSKVANPSDTDDLLRRALDGDEAAFVALFDAARDRLRRMVRLRLDRRLSGRVDESDVLQDAYLEARRRLADYARDPGTMPVHLWLRLVTGQTLTDLHRRHLGARMRDAGLEVALHRGAPPAASSASMAAQLFGKMTSASRAAIRAEHAAIVQEALDGMDAIDREVLALRHFEHLSNAEVALSLGLTRTAASNRYIRALKRLKEILSSVPGLGDPL; encoded by the coding sequence ATGGAGACCAGCAAGGTGGCCAACCCGAGCGACACCGACGACCTCCTCCGCCGCGCCCTCGATGGCGACGAGGCCGCCTTCGTCGCGCTTTTCGACGCCGCGCGCGACCGCCTCCGCCGCATGGTCCGCCTGCGGCTCGACCGCCGGCTCTCGGGCCGTGTCGACGAGTCCGACGTGCTGCAGGATGCCTACCTAGAGGCCCGCAGGCGTCTGGCCGACTACGCCCGCGACCCCGGGACGATGCCCGTCCACCTATGGCTCCGCCTAGTCACCGGTCAGACGCTGACCGACCTGCACCGCCGCCACCTCGGGGCCCGGATGCGCGACGCCGGCCTGGAGGTCGCACTGCACCGCGGCGCCCCGCCGGCGGCCAGCTCGGCCTCGATGGCGGCCCAACTATTCGGCAAGATGACCAGCGCCTCGCGGGCCGCCATCCGGGCCGAGCACGCCGCGATCGTCCAGGAGGCGCTCGACGGCATGGACGCGATCGACCGCGAGGTCCTGGCCCTGCGACACTTCGAGCACCTGAGCAACGCCGAGGTGGCCCTTTCGCTCGGCCTGACCCGGACGGCCGCCAGCAACCGATACATCCGGGCGTTGAAGCGGCTCAAGGAGATCCTGTCCTCGGTCCCCGGCCTGGGCGATCCCCTGTAG
- a CDS encoding zinc-dependent alcohol dehydrogenase, which translates to MRAICWHGKSDVRVDTVPDPKIEDPRDAIVRITSTCICGSDLHLYDGYMPTMEAGDVLGHEPMGVVEEVGKSVTKLKPGDRVVVPFTISCGTCWFCERQLYSLCDNSNPNAEIARQAMGQSPAGLFGYSHMLGAYPGGQAEYLRVPYADVGPVVIPDGIPDEKVVFLSDIFPTGYMAAEQAQIEPGDVVAIWGCGPVAQFAIRSAWMLGAGRVVAIDRVPERLKMAQDGKAETINFEEKDVYDTLMEMTNGRGPDRCIDAVGAEAHAGGSLDAVMDKAKASVGLATDRPHTLREAIMCCRKGGTVSIPGVYIGFPDKVPMGAAMNKALTFKMGQTHVPKYHKMLLGKIEAGEIDPSFVITHEVPLEKGPEMYKTFRDKKDHCIKVVLKP; encoded by the coding sequence ATGAGGGCCATCTGCTGGCACGGCAAGAGCGATGTGCGCGTCGACACGGTCCCCGACCCGAAGATCGAGGACCCGCGCGACGCGATCGTCCGGATCACCTCCACCTGCATCTGCGGCTCCGACCTGCACCTCTACGACGGCTACATGCCGACGATGGAGGCCGGCGACGTCCTCGGCCACGAGCCGATGGGCGTCGTCGAGGAAGTCGGGAAGTCGGTGACGAAACTCAAGCCGGGCGACCGCGTGGTCGTCCCGTTCACGATCTCCTGCGGGACCTGCTGGTTCTGCGAGCGGCAGCTCTACTCGCTCTGCGACAATTCGAACCCCAACGCCGAGATCGCCCGACAGGCGATGGGCCAGTCGCCGGCGGGCCTCTTCGGCTACTCGCACATGCTCGGCGCCTACCCCGGGGGGCAGGCGGAGTACCTCAGGGTGCCCTACGCCGACGTCGGCCCGGTGGTGATCCCCGACGGCATCCCGGACGAGAAGGTCGTCTTCCTCTCCGACATCTTCCCGACCGGATACATGGCCGCCGAGCAGGCTCAGATCGAGCCGGGCGACGTCGTCGCGATCTGGGGCTGCGGCCCGGTGGCGCAGTTCGCCATCCGCAGCGCCTGGATGCTCGGGGCGGGTCGGGTCGTCGCCATCGACCGGGTGCCGGAGCGGCTGAAGATGGCCCAGGACGGCAAGGCCGAGACGATCAACTTCGAGGAGAAGGACGTCTACGACACCCTGATGGAGATGACCAACGGCCGCGGGCCGGACCGCTGCATCGACGCCGTGGGGGCCGAGGCGCACGCCGGGGGCAGCCTCGACGCGGTGATGGACAAGGCGAAGGCGTCGGTCGGGCTGGCCACCGACCGGCCGCACACGCTCCGCGAGGCGATCATGTGCTGCCGGAAGGGTGGCACCGTCTCGATCCCGGGGGTCTACATCGGGTTCCCCGACAAGGTCCCGATGGGCGCCGCGATGAACAAGGCCCTGACCTTCAAGATGGGCCAGACGCACGTCCCGAAGTACCACAAGATGCTCCTCGGGAAGATCGAGGCCGGCGAGATCGACCCGTCGTTCGTGATCACGCACGAGGTGCCCCTGGAGAAGGGGCCCGAGATGTACAAGACGTTCCGGGACAAGAAAGACCACTGCATCAAGGTGGTCCTCAAGCCCTGA
- a CDS encoding SRPBCC family protein, translating to MATTNVLFRETPVTTGGTRHLSLREAGRRTSGANVGQAERVASAALGGTLLLLGLGRRSLGGAAVAALGGGLVYRAATGHCHLYEALGVDTAADRGAAAGASEDSPEAVVAITIGKPAEDLERLWRDPRTLTRITSGFAEVTPAGDGRMRWKVRGPLGRDFEWDTQVVEDRPGSGQRWQSVDGASLPSEGEIHFRPAPGDRGTEVTLRIRFNMPGGALGLAAAKLLGFVPKLFAERAIHYFRALAETGEIPTTERQPAARADTR from the coding sequence ATGGCGACGACGAATGTGCTGTTCCGGGAAACTCCCGTGACGACGGGCGGGACCCGGCACCTCTCCCTGAGGGAGGCGGGTCGAAGGACGTCGGGGGCCAACGTCGGCCAGGCCGAGCGCGTCGCCTCGGCGGCCCTCGGCGGGACGTTACTCCTGCTCGGGCTCGGCCGGCGTTCGCTCGGCGGGGCGGCGGTGGCCGCCCTCGGCGGCGGGCTCGTCTACCGGGCCGCCACCGGGCACTGCCATCTCTACGAGGCGCTCGGGGTCGACACCGCCGCCGACCGCGGGGCGGCGGCCGGGGCCTCGGAGGACTCCCCGGAGGCGGTGGTCGCGATCACGATCGGCAAGCCCGCCGAGGACCTCGAACGCCTCTGGCGCGATCCGCGGACCCTGACGCGGATCACCTCCGGGTTCGCCGAGGTGACGCCCGCGGGCGACGGCCGCATGCGCTGGAAGGTCCGGGGCCCGCTCGGGCGGGACTTCGAGTGGGACACGCAGGTCGTCGAGGACCGGCCGGGTTCGGGGCAGCGCTGGCAGTCGGTCGACGGGGCGTCCCTGCCGAGCGAGGGTGAGATCCACTTCCGCCCCGCGCCGGGCGACCGGGGTACGGAGGTCACCCTCCGCATCCGCTTCAACATGCCGGGCGGGGCCCTCGGCCTGGCGGCCGCCAAGCTCCTGGGCTTCGTGCCCAAACTGTTCGCCGAGCGGGCGATCCACTACTTCCGGGCCCTGGCCGAGACGGGCGAGATCCCCACCACCGAACGGCAGCCGGCCGCACGCGCCGACACCCGCTGA
- a CDS encoding zinc-dependent alcohol dehydrogenase: MRALYWNGVNDLRVGTVPDPTIVNPHDAILKVSLSTTCGSDLHFIDGYLPTMKPGDVIGHEFMGEVVETGPEVRKVKVGDRVVVPSFIVCGECWYCQHQLFSLCDNTHPKPELQVPMFGYATAGIYGYTHAFGGYAGSHAEYVRVPFADNDCFHAPEGVPDDQVLFLSDAAPTGYMGADFCNIQPGDTIAVWGCGGVGLMAQRSAYLLGAERVIAIDRLPERLRLAREKCGSETINYMEVDSVVETLKEMTGGRGPDACIDAVGMEAHGTGIQHAYDSVKQALHLQTDRGTALREAIMAVRKGGILSILGVYMLMDKFPIGAIMNKGLTVRTAQQHGQKYLPRLLEHAAKGELDPSFLATHRFSLEDGPRGYAMFKNKEDGCVRSVFAP, translated from the coding sequence ATGCGAGCGCTCTACTGGAACGGCGTGAACGACCTGCGGGTCGGGACCGTCCCCGACCCGACGATCGTCAACCCCCACGACGCCATCCTGAAGGTGAGCCTCTCGACCACCTGCGGCTCGGACCTGCATTTCATCGACGGCTACCTGCCGACCATGAAGCCCGGCGACGTCATCGGCCACGAGTTCATGGGCGAGGTGGTGGAGACCGGCCCCGAGGTCAGGAAGGTCAAGGTGGGCGACCGCGTGGTCGTCCCGTCGTTCATCGTCTGCGGCGAGTGCTGGTACTGCCAGCACCAGCTCTTCTCGCTCTGCGACAACACGCACCCGAAGCCCGAGCTGCAGGTGCCGATGTTCGGCTACGCGACGGCCGGCATCTACGGCTACACCCACGCCTTCGGCGGCTACGCCGGGTCGCACGCCGAGTACGTCCGGGTGCCCTTCGCCGACAACGACTGCTTCCACGCCCCCGAGGGCGTGCCCGACGACCAGGTGCTCTTCCTCTCCGACGCCGCCCCCACCGGATACATGGGCGCCGACTTCTGCAACATCCAGCCCGGCGACACGATCGCGGTCTGGGGCTGCGGCGGCGTCGGTCTCATGGCGCAGCGGAGCGCCTACCTGCTGGGGGCCGAGCGGGTGATCGCCATCGATCGCCTCCCCGAGCGGCTCCGGCTGGCCCGGGAGAAGTGCGGCTCCGAGACCATCAATTACATGGAAGTCGACAGCGTCGTCGAGACGCTCAAGGAGATGACCGGCGGCCGCGGGCCCGACGCCTGCATCGACGCCGTGGGCATGGAGGCGCACGGGACCGGCATCCAGCACGCCTACGACAGCGTCAAGCAGGCGCTGCACCTCCAGACCGACCGGGGGACGGCGCTGCGCGAGGCGATCATGGCCGTGCGCAAGGGCGGGATCCTCTCGATCCTCGGCGTCTACATGCTGATGGACAAGTTCCCCATCGGCGCGATCATGAACAAGGGGCTCACCGTGCGGACGGCCCAGCAGCACGGGCAGAAGTACTTGCCGCGCCTGCTGGAGCACGCGGCGAAGGGGGAGCTCGACCCGTCGTTCCTGGCGACGCACCGGTTCTCGCTCGAGGACGGGCCGCGCGGCTATGCGATGTTCAAGAACAAGGAGGACGGCTGCGTCCGCTCGGTCTTCGCGCCGTGA
- a CDS encoding type 1 glutamine amidotransferase domain-containing protein, which translates to MTVAILVADAFEQVALTGLRKALDAVGAKTVLVAPHPGQVRAWNLANWGDMFDVDRPLGQARAEQFDAQLLPGGVGNTDLLRVNGDEVKFVRASFDAGKPVASICHGPWSLIEAGVVKGRRMTAWPSLKTDLQNARATWENKEAVTDNNLVTSRMPADIPAFNRHMIDLFAAGKPGTGSAPSGTARR; encoded by the coding sequence ATGACGGTCGCGATCCTTGTCGCCGACGCGTTCGAACAGGTCGCGTTGACCGGCCTGCGCAAGGCGCTCGACGCGGTCGGGGCGAAGACCGTGCTGGTGGCCCCGCACCCCGGCCAGGTCCGGGCCTGGAACCTGGCCAACTGGGGCGACATGTTCGACGTGGACCGCCCGCTCGGCCAGGCCCGGGCCGAGCAGTTCGACGCCCAGCTGCTCCCCGGCGGCGTGGGCAACACCGACCTGCTCCGGGTCAACGGCGACGAGGTGAAGTTCGTCCGGGCGTCCTTCGACGCCGGAAAGCCGGTCGCTTCCATCTGCCACGGTCCCTGGTCGCTCATCGAGGCGGGGGTCGTGAAGGGCCGGAGGATGACCGCCTGGCCGTCGCTGAAGACCGACCTCCAGAACGCCCGGGCGACCTGGGAGAACAAGGAGGCGGTGACGGACAACAACCTCGTCACCAGCCGGATGCCGGCCGACATCCCGGCCTTCAACCGACACATGATCGACCTCTTCGCAGCGGGCAAGCCGGGCACCGGTTCTGCCCCCTCGGGTACCGCTCGCCGGTGA
- a CDS encoding cyclase dehydrase — protein sequence MNEMNVARGLGWFSLGLGLAEIVAGREIGRTLGMEDRTWLIRAYGIREIVSGVAIFSQDTPRAGVWSRVAGDVLDLATLASACTDDNPKRANVAAAIVSIAGITWVDYWCAKRLHSGRPHASYRVHQQYVADGPSRRNASGEFPAAHR from the coding sequence ATGAACGAGATGAACGTGGCTCGCGGGCTGGGGTGGTTCAGCCTCGGCCTGGGCCTGGCCGAGATCGTGGCGGGCCGGGAGATCGGCCGCACGCTCGGGATGGAGGACCGCACCTGGCTGATCCGGGCCTACGGGATCCGCGAGATCGTTTCGGGCGTCGCCATCTTCTCGCAGGACACGCCCCGGGCCGGCGTGTGGTCGCGGGTCGCCGGAGACGTCCTCGACCTCGCGACGCTGGCCTCGGCCTGCACGGACGACAACCCGAAGCGCGCCAACGTGGCCGCGGCCATCGTGTCGATCGCCGGGATCACGTGGGTCGACTACTGGTGCGCGAAGCGGCTCCACAGCGGCCGGCCGCACGCGTCCTACCGCGTCCATCAGCAGTATGTCGCCGACGGGCCGAGCCGCCGCAACGCCTCGGGAGAATTCCCGGCGGCCCACCGGTAG
- a CDS encoding protein kinase domain-containing protein, translated as MDQLDESRNPVEALAEEFIERRRRGERPSLEEYATRYPTLAVEIRDLFPALAMIEDLGEDAAAAPADGRADRGTDGGHRPTMLGDYRILREIGRGGMGVVYEAVQESLGRHVALKILPTLSLAEPVQLERFRREARAAAKLHHTNIVPVFGVGEHGGVHHYAMQYIAGQPLDEVLRQLRSLRGCDRREEADAPPAFSTLAHGAGEAPSALDFARSVASGRFAYDRGREAGEEVPPAPIPRPDGDATTSLAIPRPQGGPASALGPPTPPGSSSPAAFPGRGDLSGIESDYRLYFGSVARIGIQVTEALAHAHEHGILHRDVKPSNILLDAGGRAWVTDFGLAKSEGDALTNTGDIVGTVRYMAPERFRGVSDARGDIYGLGLTLYELLALRPAFDGADCMRLIERIGNVDPPRPRSIDPRVPRDLETIVLKAVEKDPACRYATAAALAEDLGRFLEDRPIAARRASQAERAWRLCRRNPVISGLASTVVAILSFLAVAGPIVAVRQANLAASESEAKRRALTVEHQTRLALYASDMKVAHQAWEDGDFRRLLDRLDRHRPRPGDAEDLRGWEWYYLYERCRRGLETPRIDHGVPLWAVAYSPDGSTLALADADGVATLYDADTRRRLHIIDAHASWMQGMAFSPDGGLLATGTEDRTIRFWAVEAGTLAKGPMTTGDVESFAFSPDGKRLAVIGHGGLGIWDVDAEVLLSPPDGPGWLEGVHAVMYAPGGAVLAAAQGAHSVALLDANSGERVGGHEGHEARVLSLAFSPDGATLATGDAEGLVVLWDVASAEPRTTLAGSADPIWALAFSPDGATLASGGGNGVVTLWDAATGRRVDRLVGHGGAIMALDYAPDGEVLASGGGDGTIRLWALSHARTEELLEPSYDDSHSGGHPQVAAFSPDGAILALGVGSPVGDYGSLDLIDPRSLEPIDAVKDHTCWTAGFSPDGTTLAVGGQELIFCDLRSGHRRAILDPHGGRVITAGGSHYHPVAIRDLGFSPGGTTLATAGKDRTAKLWDVASGSCLATFPLAAEAHAVAFSPDGETLATGGVGTDALTLWDVDTQARRALLKDAGIRDVAFSPDGAILASAHEDGTIMLWDAATGRRRATLKGHTGWVLSVAFAPGGRTLASGGWDATVRLWNLATEEELFTLRGHTQSVTEVAFAPDRTSLVSTSTDDTARVWRAVVVGGAGPSGPPPLLSIPGSDAEPYVIEVSRTDDAPVADGHIEPGEYGGPTIAFDFAEDRNPGRVLNWNRTRTKSPEDLSVRFSSAYTRDALFLAFEIRDQSIDADGPDEPNSFPWENDSVEVLIDGDRTSNDLWWGDRIGSREGFQVIADALGAQFTASFADDLSNGDWTAKSVLVPGGYVIEFEIPLARIDTRDGPETVPAAAGSKLRFNIAVNDVDDPEAEFRDQVFLWSEHPETLPLPLGASHFGLGEDAWPVVLRLAP; from the coding sequence ATGGACCAGCTCGACGAATCGCGGAACCCGGTCGAGGCCCTGGCCGAGGAGTTCATCGAGCGTCGGCGTCGCGGCGAGCGGCCCTCGCTCGAGGAATACGCCACGCGGTACCCCACCCTGGCCGTCGAGATCCGCGACCTGTTCCCGGCGCTGGCGATGATAGAGGACCTCGGCGAGGACGCCGCAGCCGCCCCCGCCGACGGCCGGGCCGACCGGGGCACGGACGGCGGCCACCGGCCGACAATGCTGGGCGACTACCGGATCCTCCGCGAGATCGGCCGCGGCGGCATGGGGGTCGTCTATGAGGCGGTGCAGGAGTCGCTCGGCCGGCACGTGGCCCTGAAGATCCTGCCGACGCTGAGCCTGGCCGAGCCGGTGCAGCTGGAGCGGTTCCGCCGCGAGGCTCGGGCGGCGGCGAAGCTGCACCACACCAACATCGTGCCCGTCTTCGGCGTCGGCGAGCACGGCGGAGTGCACCACTACGCGATGCAGTACATCGCCGGGCAGCCGCTGGACGAGGTGCTGCGCCAGCTCCGGTCTCTCCGCGGGTGCGACCGCCGCGAGGAGGCCGACGCCCCGCCGGCGTTCTCGACGCTCGCCCATGGCGCCGGCGAGGCGCCCTCGGCCCTCGACTTCGCCCGATCGGTCGCCAGCGGTCGGTTCGCGTATGATCGCGGCAGAGAAGCGGGCGAGGAGGTGCCCCCGGCGCCGATACCCCGCCCGGACGGCGACGCCACGACGAGCCTGGCGATCCCTCGGCCCCAGGGCGGGCCGGCGTCGGCCCTGGGCCCGCCGACGCCCCCCGGATCGTCCTCCCCGGCCGCGTTCCCGGGGCGGGGGGACCTCTCGGGTATCGAATCGGACTACCGCCTGTACTTCGGGAGCGTGGCCCGGATCGGCATCCAGGTCACCGAGGCGCTGGCCCATGCGCACGAGCACGGCATCCTGCACCGCGATGTCAAGCCGTCGAACATCCTGCTCGACGCCGGGGGCCGCGCCTGGGTGACCGACTTCGGGCTGGCCAAGTCCGAGGGGGACGCGCTGACGAACACCGGTGACATCGTCGGCACGGTCCGCTACATGGCGCCCGAGCGGTTCCGGGGCGTCTCCGACGCCCGGGGCGACATCTACGGCCTCGGTCTGACGCTCTACGAGCTGCTCGCCCTGCGTCCGGCGTTCGACGGGGCCGACTGCATGCGGCTGATCGAGCGGATCGGCAACGTCGACCCTCCCCGCCCGAGGTCCATCGACCCGCGCGTGCCGCGAGACCTGGAGACGATCGTCCTGAAGGCGGTCGAGAAGGACCCGGCGTGCCGCTACGCGACGGCCGCCGCCCTGGCCGAAGATCTGGGGCGTTTCCTCGAAGACCGGCCGATCGCCGCCCGCCGCGCCAGCCAGGCCGAGCGTGCCTGGCGGCTCTGCCGGCGTAACCCGGTCATCTCGGGCCTGGCGTCGACGGTCGTCGCCATCCTCTCCTTCCTGGCCGTCGCCGGGCCGATCGTCGCGGTCCGGCAGGCGAACCTGGCCGCCTCCGAGTCCGAGGCCAAGCGACGCGCGCTCACGGTGGAGCATCAGACCCGACTGGCCCTCTACGCCTCCGACATGAAGGTCGCCCATCAGGCCTGGGAGGACGGCGACTTCCGTCGCCTGCTCGACCGGCTCGACCGTCATCGACCCCGGCCGGGTGATGCGGAGGACCTTCGTGGCTGGGAGTGGTACTACCTCTACGAACGCTGCCGGAGGGGCCTTGAGACGCCTCGCATCGACCACGGCGTCCCCCTCTGGGCCGTCGCCTATTCTCCCGACGGCTCGACCCTCGCCCTCGCCGACGCGGACGGGGTGGCGACGCTCTACGACGCGGATACCCGGCGGCGCCTCCACATCATCGATGCCCATGCCAGCTGGATGCAAGGGATGGCCTTCTCGCCCGACGGCGGACTCCTGGCCACCGGGACCGAGGACCGGACGATCCGATTCTGGGCCGTCGAGGCCGGGACGCTCGCCAAGGGCCCCATGACGACGGGGGACGTCGAGTCCTTCGCCTTTTCGCCCGACGGCAAGCGGCTCGCCGTGATCGGGCATGGCGGCCTCGGAATCTGGGACGTCGATGCCGAGGTGCTCCTGAGCCCCCCTGACGGTCCCGGATGGCTGGAGGGAGTCCATGCCGTCATGTATGCTCCCGGCGGCGCGGTGCTCGCCGCGGCGCAGGGCGCTCATTCCGTCGCGCTGCTCGATGCGAACTCGGGAGAGCGGGTGGGCGGGCACGAGGGGCACGAGGCGCGGGTCCTGTCGCTCGCCTTCTCGCCCGACGGGGCGACGCTGGCCACCGGCGATGCTGAGGGCCTGGTCGTGCTCTGGGACGTCGCCTCGGCCGAGCCCCGCACGACGCTCGCCGGGTCGGCGGACCCCATCTGGGCCCTCGCCTTCTCGCCCGACGGGGCGACGCTGGCCTCCGGCGGCGGCAACGGTGTCGTCACGCTCTGGGATGCGGCGACCGGGCGGCGGGTCGACCGGCTCGTCGGGCACGGCGGTGCGATCATGGCGCTCGACTACGCCCCCGACGGCGAGGTCCTGGCCTCCGGCGGCGGCGACGGCACGATCAGGCTGTGGGCCCTCTCACACGCCCGGACGGAGGAACTCCTCGAGCCGAGCTACGACGACTCCCATTCGGGGGGACACCCCCAGGTCGCGGCCTTCTCGCCCGACGGCGCGATCCTCGCCCTGGGCGTCGGGTCGCCGGTAGGCGACTACGGGAGCCTGGACCTTATTGATCCGCGTTCGCTGGAGCCGATCGACGCCGTGAAGGACCACACCTGCTGGACGGCCGGCTTCTCGCCCGACGGCACGACCCTCGCCGTGGGAGGGCAGGAGCTGATCTTCTGCGACCTCCGCTCGGGCCATCGGCGGGCCATCCTCGACCCCCACGGCGGTCGGGTGATCACAGCCGGGGGTTCCCACTATCACCCCGTCGCGATCCGGGACCTCGGATTCTCGCCCGGCGGCACGACGCTGGCGACGGCCGGCAAGGACCGCACGGCGAAGCTCTGGGACGTCGCCTCCGGCTCATGCCTGGCCACCTTCCCCCTCGCGGCCGAGGCCCACGCCGTCGCGTTCTCCCCCGACGGCGAGACCCTGGCCACCGGGGGTGTCGGCACCGATGCCCTGACGCTCTGGGACGTGGACACCCAGGCGCGACGGGCCCTGCTCAAGGACGCCGGCATCCGGGACGTTGCCTTCTCGCCCGACGGCGCGATCCTCGCCTCGGCGCACGAGGACGGGACGATCATGCTCTGGGATGCCGCCACCGGCCGACGGCGAGCGACCCTCAAGGGGCACACGGGCTGGGTCCTCTCCGTAGCGTTCGCGCCCGGCGGCAGGACCCTCGCTTCGGGGGGCTGGGACGCCACGGTCCGGCTCTGGAACCTGGCGACCGAGGAGGAGCTATTCACCCTGAGGGGACATACCCAATCCGTCACCGAGGTCGCCTTCGCTCCCGACCGCACATCGCTGGTCTCGACCAGCACCGACGACACCGCCCGCGTCTGGAGGGCGGTGGTCGTCGGAGGGGCCGGTCCCTCCGGCCCTCCCCCCCTACTCTCGATCCCGGGATCGGACGCGGAGCCGTACGTGATCGAAGTCAGCCGGACGGACGACGCACCGGTCGCCGACGGCCACATCGAGCCGGGAGAGTACGGCGGCCCGACGATCGCGTTCGACTTCGCGGAGGATCGCAATCCCGGCCGGGTCCTGAACTGGAACCGGACGAGGACCAAGAGCCCGGAAGACCTGAGCGTCCGTTTCTCCTCGGCCTACACGCGGGACGCACTGTTCCTGGCTTTCGAGATCCGCGACCAGTCAATCGATGCCGACGGGCCCGACGAGCCGAACTCGTTCCCATGGGAGAACGATTCGGTCGAGGTCCTGATCGACGGCGACCGCACCTCGAATGACCTCTGGTGGGGCGACCGCATCGGCAGCCGGGAGGGCTTCCAGGTCATCGCGGATGCGCTCGGGGCGCAATTCACCGCCTCATTCGCCGACGATCTCTCCAACGGAGACTGGACGGCCAAGTCGGTCCTCGTCCCGGGCGGCTACGTCATCGAGTTCGAGATCCCCCTCGCCCGGATCGACACGCGGGACGGCCCCGAGACCGTCCCGGCCGCGGCCGGCTCCAAGCTGCGCTTCAACATCGCCGTCAACGACGTCGACGACCCCGAGGCCGAGTTCCGCGACCAGGTCTTCCTCTGGTCGGAGCACCCGGAGACCCTCCCCCTGCCGTTGGGGGCGTCACACTTCGGCCTCGGCGAGGACGCCTGGCCGGTCGTATTGAGGCTGGCTCCCTGA